DNA from Kitasatospora acidiphila:
TGGAGCCGGCCCGCGAGTCGGAGCCGAGCACCAGCACGTTGAACGAGCCGTCGCTGGGCGCGCTGGGGCGGTTGGTGCCCAGCTGGGCGTCGATGTCGACGCTCTTGATGTTGCCGTTCAGCTTCCAGTACGCGTAGCCCGCCGCGCCGCCGCCGACCAGCACCAGGCCGGCCGCCGTGAACGCACCGGCCCGCAGCAGCTTGGACCTGCGGCTGCACACCTTGCGGTGCCGGCGCGCGGGCCGGGAGTTCTCGTTCTGCTGCTGCGATTCGGACATCTTTTGAGCATATGCGAGCGTATGTCCGGTTCGCGTAACAGCCGTGCGGCGCACCGGAACGCCGAGGGCCGCCCGGCCTGTCGCCCCTCGGGAATCCTTGGGTCGACGGGCCGGGCGGCCCTGGTGTCACACTCCGTCAGACGACGGCCCGTCAGTCGCCGGAACCCGGAGTGGTCTTGGCGATCTGCATCAGGAACTCGGCGTTCGACTTGGTCTGCTTCATCTTGTCCAGCAGCAGCTCGATCGCCTGCTGGGAGTCGAGCGCGTGCAGCACCCGGCGCAGCTTCCAGGTGATCGCCAGCTCCTCGCTGCCGAGCAGGATCTCCTCCTTGCGGGTGCTGGACGCGTCCACGTCCACCGCCGGGAAGATCCGCTTGTCGGCGAGCTTGCGGTCCAGGCGCAGCTCCATGTTGCCGGTGCCCTTGAACTCCTCGAAGACCACCTCGTCGGCCCGGGAGCCGGTCTCCACCAGGGCGGTGGCGAGGATGGTCAGCGAGCCGCCGTTCTCGATGTTGCGGGCGGCACCGAAGAACTTCTTCGGCGGGTAGAGCGCGGTCGAGTCGACACCACCGGACAGGATGCGGCCGGAGGCCGGGGCCGCCAGGTTGTAGGCACGGCCCAGGCGGGTGATCGAGTCGAGCAGGATCACCACGTCGTGGCCCAGCTCCACCAGGCGCTTGGCGCGCTCGATGGCCAGCTCGGCAACGGTGGTGTGGTCCTCGGCCGGGCGGTCGAAGGTCGAGGAGATGACCTCGCCCTTGACCGACCGCTGCATGTCGGTGACCTCTTCCGGACGCTCGTCGACCAGGACGACCATCAGGTGGCACTCGGGGTTGTTGCGGGTGATCGCGTTGGCGATCGCCTGCATGATCATCGTCTTACCGGTCTTCGGCGGGGCGACGATCAGACCGCGCTGGCCCTTGCCGATCGGCGACACCATGTCGATGATGCGGGTGGTCAGCACACCCGGGTCGGTCTCCAGGCGCAGCCGCTCCTGCGGGTAGAGCGGGGTGAGCTTGCCGAACTCGGGGCGGTTGCGGCCGCTCTCCGGGTCCATGCCGTTCACCGAGTCCAGCCGCACCATGGCGTTGAACTTCTCGCGGCGCTCGCCGTCCCGCGGCTGGCGCACCGCACCGGTGATCGCGTCACCCTTGCGCAGGCCGTTCTTGCGGACCTGGGCGAGCGAGACGTAGACGTCGTTGGAGCCCGGCAGGTAGCCGGAGGTCCGCACGAAGGCGTAGTTGTCCAGGATGTCCAGGATGCCCGCGACCGGGATCAGCACGTCGTCGTCGCCGACCTGCGGCTCGGCCACGCCCTCGAAGCCCTCGCGGCGGCCGCCCCGGCGGTTGCGGTCGCGGTAGCGGCCACGGCGGCCGCGGCGGCCGTCGCCGAACTCGTCGTCCTCGAAGCCGCCCTGCTGGGCGGCGGCGGGCTGGCCGGCCGGCTGCTGGGCCGGCGGGGCGCCCTGCTCGCCGCGGCGGTCGGCCCGCTCCCGGCGGTTGCGGCGCTCGCGGCGGGACTCGCGGCCCTCGCCGTCGCCCTCGCCGCCCTCGGTGCGGTCGCCGCGGTCGGCCCGGTCGCGCCGGTCCCGGCGCTCCCGACGGCCGTCGCGCTGCTCGTCGCGGCCCTCGCGGGTCTCGGTCTTCGCCTCGGCCTTGGCCTCGGCGGCCGGCTCGGCGGTCTCCACGGCGGTGGCGGTGGCGGCCTCGACGGCGGTCGGCGCGCCGGCGGCGGCGGTGGCACGGCGACGGCCGCGCTCGCGGGCCGGGGCGGCGGTCTCCGGGGCGGCCTGGCCCGGGATGTCAATCTGGGTGGGGGCCTCGGCCGGCTCGGCGGCGGCAGCGGCGGCGGCCCGGGTCCGACGGGCCGGCTTCTCGGCTGCCGGGGCGGTCTCCTTGGCGGCGGCGCGGGCGGGCGCCGGCGCGGCCGGAGCGGAGGCGAGCAGCGGGTCGCCGCCGCTCTTCTCCTTGATCGCCTCGATCAGCTGGCTCTTGCGCATCCGCCCGGTGCCGCTGATGCCGAGCGTCGAGGCGAGCTTCTGCAGCTCGGCCAGGACCAGACCGTCAAGGCCTGCGGCAGCGGTACGGCGGCGCTTGGCCGGCGCCGCGGGGGCGGCGGGCGCGTCCGTCGCGTCGGCGTCCGGGCGCGCGCCCATCAGATCGGTGGTGTCGCTCACTAAGGGTCCTTCCCTGGAGCGGACGTCGGCCTGTCTGGCTCGGCGACCGGTTGTGCTGTCTGACCTGCGCTCTGCGGTGCGCAGGTCCGATGCGGTGGGTCCCGCCACCGCTAGGTGCAAGGTGGCGGAAGAGGTGCGAGGTGCGGTGCACGGGGCACCGTGGTGCAAAAGGGCACGGTGGGCGATCTCATGCCGACCGCGCTG
Protein-coding regions in this window:
- the rho gene encoding transcription termination factor Rho, with the protein product MSDTTDLMGARPDADATDAPAAPAAPAKRRRTAAAGLDGLVLAELQKLASTLGISGTGRMRKSQLIEAIKEKSGGDPLLASAPAAPAPARAAAKETAPAAEKPARRTRAAAAAAAEPAEAPTQIDIPGQAAPETAAPARERGRRRATAAAGAPTAVEAATATAVETAEPAAEAKAEAKTETREGRDEQRDGRRERRDRRDRADRGDRTEGGEGDGEGRESRRERRNRRERADRRGEQGAPPAQQPAGQPAAAQQGGFEDDEFGDGRRGRRGRYRDRNRRGGRREGFEGVAEPQVGDDDVLIPVAGILDILDNYAFVRTSGYLPGSNDVYVSLAQVRKNGLRKGDAITGAVRQPRDGERREKFNAMVRLDSVNGMDPESGRNRPEFGKLTPLYPQERLRLETDPGVLTTRIIDMVSPIGKGQRGLIVAPPKTGKTMIMQAIANAITRNNPECHLMVVLVDERPEEVTDMQRSVKGEVISSTFDRPAEDHTTVAELAIERAKRLVELGHDVVILLDSITRLGRAYNLAAPASGRILSGGVDSTALYPPKKFFGAARNIENGGSLTILATALVETGSRADEVVFEEFKGTGNMELRLDRKLADKRIFPAVDVDASSTRKEEILLGSEELAITWKLRRVLHALDSQQAIELLLDKMKQTKSNAEFLMQIAKTTPGSGD